One Lepus europaeus isolate LE1 chromosome 17, mLepTim1.pri, whole genome shotgun sequence genomic window, GGGTTTCGGGTTGGGAACCGCGCCGTTGCTGCAGGCGGCGGGAGGAGGCGGCGCCTCGGAGCCATCCTCGCCGGCACGGGCCTGACAACGGCTGCGGGATGCCCTGCTTGCCGGCCCCCGGCGGAACATCAAGGCCGGGCTGAGGGGGCAGCGGAGACAGCGCGCTGGAGCCCGCGGCCAGCTCGGCCACGCAGTAGGGCGCAGCCCGGCCTCGCACGCGGCCGCGGTCCCCGAGGGCGCAGCGAACAGCACCCGGGGGAGCCGGGCCCACCGCCTCGGCTAACgcgggcggcggcagcagcggcacGCCGGGGGCCCGGGCCTTGTCCGCCCGCACCGCCGCCGGGGGccgcaggggctgctgctgtggcggcCCCGGGGGCGCGCACGGGGAGGCCGGGCTGTCCTGCGCCGCGTCCAGCTGCAGCGTCTCGCCGATCTGGGCCACCAGCCGATCCACCTCGCCCGAACCGCCCAGCGTCACCGACTGCTCCAGCAGGAGGaagctgccctcctcctcctcctcctcctcttcttcttcttcctccccctccgcTTCCTCGccggcttcctcttcctcctccctccggcACGGCATGGCCTTCGGCCCGGGCACCCGGAGCTCTGCAGGCGTCGCTTGGCGACTGGGCGGCCCGCGGGTTGGGTGGGCCGCGGTTGATCCCGGCGTGGGGCTAAGGCCGGAGCCGGGGTCGGGGCCGGGACCTGGGCGGACGCAAAAGCCGGGCCCGGCTGGCGCTCGCGCAGCCTGCCTGCAGCGGCGAAGCCGGAATGCTGCCGGCTCAGGTTGATTTGTAAACAATGGGTGACGTCGCGCCGGGCCCTACCACCGCGCCGGATGGGGGGAGCCATGCCCCGAGAGGACAGGCTCCTGCCGGCCTGGGGTCCGGAGGGAAGCCTCGCCGCGTCTGTGCGTGGGTCTCTGAGCGCGGGGTGTGGGGGCGCACTGGGGAGCTGCTCCACGCTCCCTCCGCCCGGCGTGGCTGGCGTCCGCAGAGGAAGGACACCGGCGTGCGCCCTGTTGGTTGCGCCCACACACAAGCGCAGAGActtacacacacacctacacacgtCCTCCGCTCCGCACGTCCGCGCCGGCTCCCAGCGTTTGCGCTTTTGAGGTCGGGGTGCCGGTGTCTGGCGAGATTGgcggggatggagagagggaggggagcccTGTTGTGCGATGGGGCTGGCGGAGTTGGGAAAGGTAAAGAAAGCAGGGCCACACACCGACGTTTCTAAGCTGGAAgcctgggggtgtgggggctTGCACCCGGGGCTGGGACTGCTGGAGACCTGGAGGTTGCTGGTCTTGAAAGGGGCTGTGAGctgcaaagacttttttttcccttcctttttttctagatttatttatttatttgaaaggcagagttacaaaaaggtagaggcagagagagagagagatcattcttcCATCcgctctttcactctctttcactctccaaatggccgctgagctgatccgaagtcaggagccaggagcttcctccgggtctccaatgtgggtgcagaggcccaagctcctgggccatcctctactgctttcccaggccatagctgagagctggatctgaagaggagcagccgggactagaaccggtgctcatatgggatgccggcgacgcaagcagagtattaacctactgctccacagggTCAACCCTGCACAAAATTTTAAGGAAGGCCTCAGCCCAGCAGAGGAGGAGGTGCTCCCAAGGGTAGCAGGAGAAGAAAATGGTGAGTTTGCATGAACATAAAATAGtggccatttcttttctttttctttttctttcttttttttttttttgacaggcagagagagagagacagatcttccttccgttggttcaccccccaaatggccgccatggccggcgcgccacgccaatccaaagccaggagccaggtgcttcctcctggtctcccatgcgggtgcagggcccaagcacttgggccatcctccactgccctcccagggcacagcagagagctggactggaagaggagcgaccgggacagaatccggcaccccaacagggactagaacccggggtgcccgcaccgcaggcagaggattagtctagtgagctgcagcgccagccaatagTGGCCATTTCAACGCTTTAGTATATTATGGTTGACTTGATGGTTAGCCaagacttcttcttttttttttcttagaggagGAAGAGTGGAAAATGACCCTTCCAGTGTCTTGTTGCCTGCAGGCTGTAGACTATTAAAAATCTCAAACCCCTCAGGGCTAACTTTCCATCATTGTAGCTAAAAGTGGACACCTTGGGGAGGGATATTATCAGCATGATGGGCATACTTGGACTCTAAGAACTAAAGTACACTTAAAAAGGGTgaattgggggccggcgctgtggcatagctgcttaatgccgcagcctgcagtgctggcattccatatgggcactggtttgtaccctggctgctccacttctgatccagctctctgctatggcctgggaaggcagtagaggatggcccaagtccttgagtccctgcacccgcgtgggagacctggaagaagctcctggctcctggcttcagattggcacagctccagctgttgcggccatctgagaagtgaaccagcggatggaagacctctctctctctctctgtctttcctttctct contains:
- the FRAT1 gene encoding proto-oncogene FRAT1; translation: MPCRREEEEEAGEEAEGEEEEEEEEEEEEGSFLLLEQSVTLGGSGEVDRLVAQIGETLQLDAAQDSPASPCAPPGPPQQQPLRPPAAVRADKARAPGVPLLPPPALAEAVGPAPPGAVRCALGDRGRVRGRAAPYCVAELAAGSSALSPLPPQPGLDVPPGAGKQGIPQPLSGPCRRGWLRGAASSRRLQQRRGSQPETRTSDDDPHLLLQQLVLSGNLIKEAVRRLHSRRLQLRAKLPPCQLPGPLSAPAQEPRSPRSPRAACSDPGAPRRRAQLRTGDGVLVPGS